In Gimesia panareensis, the genomic window CTGTTGTATTCACTGCTGATTCACAGCAGCAGTTAATCAGTCGACTTGAGTTACAGACTACAGAGATCGTCAAACATCTGCTGCTCCTCCAGGATCCGGATCAGAATACCAGCAGCTATCACAAACTCGACGAACTTCTGAATCGCTGGAATGAACAGCATCAGCAACTCAGGCAGTCATCAAACTCAATCAGTCGGTCAGCAACAGTTTCTGCAGCTTTAATGCTGGATGAACAGATTTCGCCACTCTTCAACCAGATTACAAACGACGTTCTCCAGGTTTTGTCAGGGGCTCAGACTCCGCAGGCAAAGTTGCCTGCAGTACTGGCCAGCGAGCAGAAACTGATGCTCCTGCTGGCCCAATATCAGTCCGCACTCTCTTCCGGACAGCTCGAGGATCGGGCTGCTGCCGGAGCCTCTCCTGGCTGGTTTTCCGGGTTGATCCTGTTTGGTATTTCCTATGCCATCTGTCTTTATCTGTTTTCGCAGATCCAAAATCGACGCCAGAGTCTGCATCAGTTCCAGGCAGATCTGGATTCGCGCGCACGGAATCTGGAGAGTAATCAATCACAACTGGCAGCTTCCATTTCTGCAACGTTTCATGAGACCTGGTCGTGGACGAAAAATACAGGCGAGTTCTGGTGCTCCGATACTTTCTGGCGCGTATTCGGATATTCTTCAGAGGCAGAGTACCCGGAATCTCAGTTTGATGTCTTTCGCAGTCACCTGGATCCAGGGAATCGGGGCTTATTGGAAGCAGCAGTCGAACGACATCTGCAGTCGGGAATTCCCATTGATCTGGAGGTCCGTGCTGAAAATCAGCTGGGGCACTCCCGTTGGGTACGCATTCAGGCCAGGACGCTCTCCGCGGAGGATGCCGAGCAACTGACCATCGTCGGAACGGCTGAAGACATCCATGAATACAAACTGACGAAGTTGCAGCTCAACCAGAGCGAAAAACTGTTATCACGCGTCGGGGAAGTAGCCAAAATCGGAGGCTGGCACCTGGATCTGGAGACGAAAGAACTGTTCTGGACACAGGAAACCTATGCGATCCATGAAGTAGAGCCGGGGTATCAGCCCTCGATCAGAAATGCTTATAAGTTTTATGCTCCCGAAGCGCGTCCCGCCATTCAGAATGCATTGGAGCGATCCCTGGAAACAGGAGAGTCCTGGGATCTGAAACTTCCATTTATCACTGCTAAAGGGAAGCATATCTGGGTGCGGGCACAGGGGGAGCTGGAATATGAACAGGGGCATCCGGTCAGGCTGGTCGGCGCCTTTCAGGATATTACTGAGGAAAAACAACGTGAAGCGGAATTCTTACTTTTGCAATATGACGAGTACACCTCCCGCGCACATCTGGATGGGGTGATCCGGGCCGCGACGGAAGTCTCGATTATTGCTACAGATCATGAAGGGATCATTACCCTGTTCAGTCCCGGGGCTGAGCAGCTGCTGGGCTATTCTGCAAAAGAAATGATTGGCATGCGGACCCCAGAATGTTTTCATCTTCCAGAAGAAATTGAAGCGCATGGTCGGGAACTGTCGGAAGCCCTCGGACGAAAAATTGAAAATTTTGAAACGTTTATTGCCCTGGCTCAGCAGGGGGAAGTTGATAAACGCGAATGGACTTATGTTCGTAAAGATGGCAGCCAGCGTACCGTTGAGCTGACAGTCACTGCAATTCGAGATCAGTATCAGCAGATCGAAGGCTACCTCGGTGTTGCCATCGATATCACCGAGAAAAAACAGAACGAAAAACAACTTTCACGGCTGGCAACCGCGGTGAGTAAGTCCACCAATGGCGTGGTAATCACCGACGACCAGGGGCGGGTTGAGTGGGTCAACGATCGGTTCAAGGAGATCACAGGCTACGGTCTCGAAGCGGTCATTGGCAAAACACCGGGCGCTGTCTTGCAGGGAGAGAAAACAGATCCTCAGGCGATCGAATATATGGCTCAGAAAGTCCGCGCTGGTGAAAGCTTCGAAACGGAACTGATTAACTATCATCAATCAGGAACGGAGTACTGGGTCCATATCAAGGCCGACCCGATTCTGGACGCCGACGGTAATCTCACCGGTTTCATGGCGATTGAAAACGATATTACGGAGCGAAAGCAGGCGGAGCAGGAACTGCTGGACAGCCGGGAAAAAATTCGTCATCTGCTCGATGCACTACCGGTGGCAGCCTATACCTGCGATACCGAGGGGCTGATTACCTACTATAATCAGGCGGCTGCGGATTTCTGGGGACGGGAACCGCAGCTTGATCACCCGGAAGATCGTTTCTGTGGTTCTTTCAGATTATATGACACCGATGGAAATTCCATTCCACATGAGAAGTGCTGGATGGCACTGGCCCTGGATACCGCCAAAACACTCCACGGGGGGGAAATTGTTGTCGAATCTGAAAATGGTCAACGCAAAACCGCCCTGGCCCATGTCAGTCCCCTGTTCAATTTTGAAGGTGAACTCACAGGAGCCGTCAACGTACTGGTGGATATCTCTGATCGGATGGCACTGGAAAAATCGCTTCGGGAAGCAACGGTCCGGCTGGAGTTGTGCCTCAAGGTTCTGGATCAGCATGCCATTGTGGCGGAGACGGAACTGAATGGTACCATTCGCCATGTAAATGAAATGTTCTGTAAAGTCAGTGGGTATTCAGAAACGGAAACCATCGGAAAGACACACCGCATTGTCAATTCAGGAACTCACTCTCAGGAATTCTGGAAAAACGTTTTCCGGACGATTGCTTCAGAGGGGATGTGGCAGGGAGAGATCTGCAATCGTCGTAAAAATGGCGAACTGTACTGGGTCGATACGACGATCGCGACCATGAAAGACGGCGAAGGGAATTCCACCGGTTATCTCGCGATCCGAAATGATATTACTGAACTTAAACAGGCACAGGAAGCGGCACTGGCTGCATCGCAAAGTAAGAGTGAGTTCCTGGCCAATATGAGTCACGAAATCCGTACTCCGCTGACTGCCATCCTGGGTTACGCTGACCTGCTGAAAAATGATCCCGAATTTGCGACCTCAGCCAGGAAACGGGATCAGGCGGTCAATACGATTCAGGAGGCTGGTAACCATCTGCTGACGGTCATCAATGACATCCTGGATCTCTCCAAGATTGAGGCGCAGAAAGTTCAGCTGGATTATACAACGACACAGGTATTCCACATTCTGGATCACATCGAAAGTCTGCTTCGTCCACCGGCGACGGAAAAAGGAGTTGATCTGGTAACCCGGATTCAGAATCCCATCCCCGATGTCATCAAAAGCGACCCGACTCGACTGCGACAGATTTTGATGAATCTCGTCGGGAATGCAGTCAAATTCACCGAACAGGGGCAAATTCAACTGATAGTGGAACTGTCTAAACAGGGAGACACTTCGTTCCTGCAGTTCGATATCCAGGATACCGGCCCAGGCATGTCGCTCGAACAGGCACAAAAGATATTCAACGCGTTTTCTCAGGCCGATACCTCGGTCACCCGGCAGCATGGGGGGACAGGGCTGGGGCTGGTCATTTCCCGTAAACTGGCCCGTTTGATGAATGGAGAAGTCTCGCTGGTTCGGACCGAACAGGGCAAAGGAACCTGCTTCCGCTTGACTCTACCCATCGAAACGTTACCCGAGACGCGGTTTATCACCAGCCGTTTACAGGACGACATCGAAAATTCGGAAAAACCGGCGCCTCCGGCTACTCTCACGCTCCCCCCAGGGACGCGGATCCTGCTCGCCGAGGATGGGCCCGACAATCAGCGACTGATTTCTTTTCTGCTCAAGAAGAAAGGGGCCAGGGTCGATGTGGCTGACAATGGTGCGATCGCACTCCAGAAATTCCAGGAAGCGGAGCGGGAGGGACAGCCTTACCATCTGCTGCTGACAGATATGCAGATGCCTGAAATGGATGGCTACACGCTGGCCAGCACACTGCGCAAAGCAGGGGCAGATCTGCCCATCGTCGCTCTGACCGCGCATGCGATGTCGGACGATCGACAGAAGTGCCTCGACTCTGGCTGTAATGATTATTTGAGTAAACCGGTCAACAGTAAAGTACTCGCAAAAACTCTCCTGCACTGGGTGACACAGCAGACTGCGACTGAGACCGAACCACACGCAGGGCTCTGATCTCAGTCGAATGTCAACATCGTGCACTCAGCGTCAGGGCTTAAGCCGGATGGGCTCCAGGCGTTCCCGCCTCCACGACGAATGATGCTCGCGGTGTGACATGGCCTCCCGGTCGGGTGACATCATCCACAACCATGTAATCACTGACCCAGTTTTTCGGTGTCAATGTGCAGCGGACATAACCCCGCTCGGAGTTCTGGAACTGCACACAGGGGTTGTGGGACAGAATATCGGCATGTTCCTTGCGTTTCTGTACGCCATTTCCGCCACTGCTGATGGATGTGCCGACAAACTCGGTCGCCACGACTGGTGTTTCGGGCTTGCGGTCATCCACGCGCAGATTGTTCACCCAGTTGGAGTGAATATCCCCGGTCAGTACGACCGGGTTCGGCACACGACGTTCTGCGATAAATTTCATCAGCTGCATCCGTTCATAAGCACAACCGGGCCATTGATCCATGGAATAGACCCGCTCCTCTTCTTTCGAAGGGAAACTCACCATGCCCATCATGACCTGTTGAGCCAGTATGTTCCAGGTGGCCTCTGATGTAATTAACTGTGACTGCAACCAGTTTTTCTGCTTGCCGCCCAGCAGTGAATTGCTGCGCGCCAGTGCGGATTGATTGAGCGGTGATTTCTTGTCCCCGTTGGGCTGATCGCTCCGGTACTGACGTGTATCCAGCACCAGGAAATCGGCCAGGCGACCGAAGCCGCCCTGACGGTAGAGCTGCATGTGCGGTCCCTGTGGCAGACAGCCGGGACGCAATGGCATCATTTCGTAATAGGCCTGATACGCGTTCGCCCGCCGCAACATGAAGTCAATCGGGTCAGCATCCAGTTCTTCGGAGACGTCGTCTGCACAGTTATTATCGAACTCATGATCGTCCCAGGTCACAAACCAGGGACATTGGGCGTGCATGTTGTGCAGCAGCGGATCGGCACGGTACTGGGAATGGCGAATCCGGTAATCGCCCAGCGATTCGATCTCGGGACCGAAATGCGTACGGATCTTTCCGTTCCTTCCGGATTGATATTCATAAATATAATCGCCCAGGTGGAAGACCAGGTCCAGATCGTCCTGTGCCATCTGCTCGTAAGCGGTAAACAGCCCCTGTTCATAGTTCTGACAGGAGGCGAAGGCAAACTTGAGCTGTTCCGGCATCGCCGTTTTCTCGGGCATGGTCCGTGTCCGGCCTACGGGGCTGACGGCATCACCCGCCTGGAAACGGTACCAGTACCAGTGGTCTGGCTTCAGGCCTTTGGGTTCCACATGCACGGAATGGCCCAGTTGAGGAGTCGCCTGAACGGTCCCGGATGCAACCAGCTTCTGGAACCCTTCGTCCTCAGCCAGTTCCCATTTCACTTCGATCGCCTCAGGACCTAGTCCCCCATTCGGCTGCAGGGGCTCAGGAGCCAGACGGGTCCACAGAATCACACTGGTGGGGTCAGGATCGCCTGAAGCGACTCCCAGGGTAAAGGGATCTTTCTGAAACACGGGAGAAGGATTTGCCCAGCTGGCGCGTCCCAGCAGAGGCAGCGTTGACAGCGCTGCACCATACGAAAGAAAGAGACGCCGACTGATACCGTTTTCAGCTTTGACTGCTTCATTGAGCCGTTTGTAATCGAACATATGTAATCAACCTGATTAATGGGAATGTGGCAGGAGTGGATTTGTATCGAAATTATCTGCGTTGTTCACGCGTTAAGGGAATGGCACGTCGGCGGACCGGATTTCGGTGCACGGCATTCCAGGAAGGTTAATTTGATTTTAAGACCTCGCACAGGGGACGAGCAACTGAAGAGTCATTTAAATCAGAAGCGAATCTGACTTTTCATCGGAACTTCATGCATTGGTTTCTCAACTCAAGATTTCCTGGATGACATGACCATGCACGTCGGTCAGACGATGATCACGCCCGCCGTGCCGGAATGTCAGCGCTTCATGGTCCAACCCCAGCTGATGCAGGATCGTCGCATGGATGTCATGAATGGAAAGCGGTCGTTCGACTACCGCGTTACCGAACTCGTCGGTCTCACCAAAGGTGATGCCCGGCTTGAAACCACCTCCGGCCAGAAACAGACTGTATCCGTTGACATGATGGTCGCGGCCGCAGGTTGGTGTGACTTTCGGTGTATGCGGTGTCCGCCCCATTTCACCGGCCCACACGACCAGGGTTTCATCGAGCATTCCGCGACGTTTCAGGTCGGTAATCAACGCCGCGACAGATTGTTCGGTAATCCGCGCATTCTTCTCATGGTTTTTCTTGAGCAGTCCATGCTGGTCCCAGGGGCTGTTGTTGCTGTCAAAACTGGGGCAGGTGATCTCCACAAAACGGACTCCCGCTTCCACGAGCCGCCGGGCCCGTAACGCCTGAGTCGCGTAGTAGTGCTGATGTTCGTCTGTAGAATCGACACCGTACTCGCGCTGAATGTGCGCCGGTTCCTGACTGATATCGGAAACCTCGGGAATCAGCGTCTGCATCCGAAATGCGGTTTCGTAATTGGCGATCGCACTTTCAATAGGGGAAGCGGCCGAAGCCCTGTCGGCAAACACTCGATCCTGCGCAGCCAGTAATTCCAGTTTGCGTTTCTGCAGGGAGAATGAGTCACTCGGCCGAATATTATCGACGGGCACCCCTTTAGCACGCAGTTGCGTCGCCTGGTGCGTGGCAGGGAGAAACGAACTGCCAAAATTTTCCAGTCCCCCATTGGGAACCCAGTCATTATTCAACACCACGTAGGCCGGCAGATTCCGGTTTTCGGTTCCCAGACCATAGGAAACCCAGGCTCCCATGCTTGGTGCCTGTCCGATAATCCGTCCCGTGTGCAGCAGCAGATTCTGCTGTCCGTGCAGGGGCAGTTCTCCCACCATGGAACGTATGACGCACAGTTCGTCCGCCACGTTCGCCAGACGCGGAAACAGATCACTGACCCATAACCCGCTTTCGCCCCGCTGTTGGAATTTCCAGGGGCTTCCCAGCCAGACGCGACCCGCACTGGATTGCGAGCGTTTAGAGACGGCCCCTGCCCCAATCGGTTTTCCTTCGTGCGCTTTCAGGGCCGGCTTCGGATCGAAAGTATCCACATGACTTGGCCCGCCATCCATAAAGCAGAAAATCACATTCTTGACGCGAGGCGTGTGATGGGGCTGTACCGGGCTGGTTGACGCGTGGAGCCGGTTCTGCTCACCCAGCAGGCCAGCCAGTGCCAGCCAGCCGAAACCGGCACTCGTCTGTTTCAGGAATCCACGTCGACTGTGGACGGTTAAGGCACCCGGGCAGTTGCTCGAACGGAATGATGAACTCTGCATATCAGTCACCGGTAATAAATGAATTCTTTGGTATTAAACATCGCGTGTGCCACGTGCTGCCAGACTTCTGGGTTGTCTAACAGCACTGTCTGTTCACGCGTGTTTCCCAGATCTCGAATCAGAGCCATCCAGCGTTCAATTTCACCGGCATCCGGACTGCGTCCATAAGCAGCGAGAAACATCTGCTGCAGTCGCTGCTCAACTGTGTCAGAAGAATCAGCGAGCAGTCGTTTGGCCCACTCCTCTGCTTGAGACATTACGAACGGATCGTTCATCAGGATTAATGCCTGATTGGGGACATTCGTCACATCCCGTTTTCCAGTGGGCAGTTTCAGGTCGGGCAGATTGAAGCCAACCAGAAACCGGGGTGGGTCCATAATCGACATCTGCAGATAGATGGATCGTCGTCCCGCACCATCTAAAGGTCCGTTGAATAATCGTTTTGAGGGATCCGGTTTGGGGCGGGGAGCAGCGATCGGTCGACCATATAAGCGGCGGTCCAGTCTGCCGGATACAGCCAGCAGCGCATCGCGAATCGCTTCCGCCTCCAGCCGCCGGGTGGGATAGTGATGCCACAGGCGATTGTCCGCATCGATATTCCTTGCCTGGTCTGACACGATTCCTGACTGTTGAAATGCTTCGGTGAGCACCAGCCTGCGAATCAGACGTTTGGTCGACCAGCCCCCTTTGGTAAATTCCTGTGCCAGATAGTCCAGCAGTTCTGGATGCGTGGGTTGTTCTCCCAGGTGTCCGAAGTCATTGGGAGTTCTGACCAGTCCCTCACCAAAGACCCACTGCCAGACCCGGTTGACATAGACACGTGCAGTCAGGGGGTGCTGTGGGCTGACCAGATATTCCGCGAGTTCCAGCCGACCGCTGCCCGGACTCTGGGGAACCTGGTGCCGGCCGGCAAAGACATCCAGAAAATCAGGGGAAATGAGTTTGCCTGGATCATCGACATTCCCGCGAATATTCAGTGGGTAAGAGACTTCGGTCAAGCCACGCTCATCCATGCTGTTGGCCGTGTGAGCAAACGGTAGCTTTTCCTCTAGCTGACGATACTCAGAAACCAGTTTTTTGAGACGCGAACCAGCTGCTGAATTGTTATTGAGCAGCTGTTTCTCCAGCAGCCAGTTAATCAGCTCCACATCAGCAGAACTCGCCTGATCTCTACTCCAGCGATCCACGCTTTCGGTGAGCCAGTTTCCGATGTGCTGGCAGACCGCGGTCGAATTTTTGGGGGCAGGCTGTTCATACAGAGAGGCAAACCGTTCCAGTTCATCGGCGGGCGTTCCTGTCTGATCGTGGCTGACTATTTCGGTCACACTGAACCAGCTCCGTTTGTCGAAACCAAAGTCCTCTGGAGGCAGAAGTTTGCCACCGGCGCGGGTCTTGCCTGTGCGGGGCGGAAAATCGGGATTCAGATCACTGGTCGCAATTTCAAACATGATCCGCTGGATACCGTTCACCAGGGGACGGTCGGCAAAGGTCTGCCAGGCTGGTTCACTCCGGTCGAAGAAGATTACGTTCTCGGTCTGGAAGGCATTGTCGGGCACACGGAGAAAGCCGCTCCATTCTCCCCCCGCCAGCTTCAGGCTGACAATCTTTCCTGGCAGATCCCGTTCAGAGGGAGGTCGGATCGCGCCCGGTAATTTCGAAGAGAGTGCATGCGTGTGATAGCCGCGTGGCAGCAGTTGCTGAATCAGTTGCTCCCCCTCCAGCGCAATCAAGGGCGTGCCATCAGTGACGTATCCATAGCGAATGCCGTCCCCTTCCATCTGCCAGCCCTCGGGGAATCCAGGCTCTGAGAAGTCCGTCAGGACCTGAAACCGCTCCGCGTTTTGCCGTCGATGTGTCTCACTGGCGGTGCGCCAGGCCGTCTGCAGTTGAGCCCAGCTGGTTTTGATTTCGGCAGGAGTCGTCACTTTTAACAGTTGCGCTGCCGGCCAGGCGATGTCATCCGGTTTCAATTCCGCTGCTTTCTTCTGTTTCTTAGCGTTTTTTAAACCCAGTGCTTCACGCCAGAGTTGGCTGCGCGGGGAATCAGCCGATTCAGCTATTGCTGCAGTCAGTTCAGAACGAAACTGTTCCGCCTGGGCACGCCAGCTTTGCTTTAATTTCTGATGGATTTCACCACGCAGGTTCTGTAGTTGCCTGATCAGCGCATCATGTTTCCCCGGTGCATCGATCACACGTGACGTCCAGCGCGGGGTCATGAAGACGGCCGCCAGGGCATAATAATCCCGTTGCGAAATCGCATCCAGCTTATGATCGTGACAGCGGGCACAGGCGACTGTACTTGCCAGAAACGCTTTCGAGAACGCATCGATCTTATTGTTGATCATCTCCTGGTGGATGCCATTAAAATTGATGCTGTCGCCGTGACGATGCTCGCCCATATGATAAAACATCGGCCCGATCAGGCTTTCGTGGAAACCACTCTGGTGATCGATCCGCGGCTCCGGTAACAGATCGCCGGCAATCTGCTCGCGCACCAGTTGATCAAAGCCCACATCCTGGTTGAATGCCCGAATCAGATAATCCCGGTACTCCCAGGAACCTTTTGCCGGGTTATCCCATTCATAGCCATAGGTATCCGTGTATCGCACGACGTCCATCCAGTGCCGGGCAAACCGCTCGCCAAAGTGAGGCGAAGCCAGCAACCGGTCGACGAGCCTTTCGTAGGCAGCCTGGCGATTCTGCTTTGCTTCCGTAACAAACCGTTCCACTTCAGCAGGGGACGGGGGCAGTCCCGTCAATACAAAGGAGAGTCGCCTGATTAGAGTTCTTGGACTCGCTGCTTCCGCTGGCTCTAAGCCAGACTGACGTAATTTCTGCAACAGGAAATGGTCGACCGGTCGTTCAGACCAGTCGTTGTCTGTGACGACAGGGGGAGTCACTTTCTGCAGCGGTTGCAGGCTCCACCAGTGCCGCCGTTTTTCGAAAATCGCCTTCCACGAAAGCGAGGCTGCTTCATCGAGCGTAGGTGGTTTGTCACGTGAGTCCGGCGCTCCCAGTTCCACCCACTTCACAAAGTCGGCAATCACTTCGTCCGACAGTTTTTTGCCCGGAGGCATTTCGAATGATTCGTGTTTGAGTGCATCGAGCAACAGGCTCTCCTTTGCTCGATGCGGCACAACTGCAGCGCCCGACTCACCACCGCTGCGCAGCGCATCGCGACTGTCAACGCGGAGCCCTCCCTTGATATCCGTGGTCGCTGCGGAATGACATTCGTAACAATGCTCAATCAGCACGGGACGGATTTTGTTCTCGAATAGTTCCAGGCCGGGGGAAGGCTTCTCTGCACATAGAGGACCTGCTGTGAACAGACACAGCAGTGTCAGACACGCTGGCAACACTCTCGGTAAAATAAATCGACTGGCCGGAAACATGCAGGTTTCTCCGGATTAGAACAGGTCTACTTCGACCCTTTGGTATTCAGGCTCTCATTCAGTTCGAGAACTTTTCCAATGATTCGCTCTTCCACATCCGGTTTATAGGGACGACTCGCTTCGTAGCCCCCTTCCAGCAGGACACGCTTACTGGGAATATACCCCGAATAGACATTCGAATAGCCGGCGACCCAGATCGCAGGACCATCCTCTTCATACAGTTCCTGTTTGATGCGAAGTGCGTAATCGACGACGACTTCCGTTCCGAGAGCGACCATCGTCAGATCATTGCCAAACTGAATCACCTGCACCGGGTAATCCCAAGGCTCCCGTTTCTTTTCAGGCAGGTACTCCAGTTCCACAGTGCCATAAGCAACTTTGAGCGGTCCATGCAGCTTGTGCTGGTGCAGCAGACTCCTCTGGTTGACTTCCAGGGCCGCTTCTATAGCTGTTGCCAGCGAACGCCCATGCTTATGAGCGTAATGCAGTTCACTCCGTGGATAGGGATTCTGATCGCCGCCGCACCCCATCATGAACAGTGCGGTAACACCCGGATGATCTTTCTCAAAGTATTCCTGAGCGAAGCCGGCGTAGTCACCCAGCCACTTGCGGAAGCCCATTGTTGTGTTGTGACAGGCATAGCCGAACATCACCGCTTTCAGATTTCCCTGGGGATCATCCACTCTTAAAACGGGCACCTGGTGATCGACGCGGCCATTGGGATTGGGATGATTGCGATATCCCGTCGCAGTCGGCGTACGGCGGTTCATGGCGACTGAGCAGCGCGCTGCAGACCAGCTGAGTTGCGCCGGCTCCAGATTTTCGATTGCCAGGCCAATCGTCTTGACCAGCGTGGTTGCCAGTTGATCGTAATATTCCTGGGCATCGTCGCGGCCGTAAGCCGGGCCACAG contains:
- a CDS encoding neutral/alkaline non-lysosomal ceramidase N-terminal domain-containing protein; amino-acid sequence: MYRFLLCVVLVFGLSTLAAAGESDSQKNLEWKAGAASAKITPAKPLKMAGYAGRKEPAEGTEQDLYAKALAVEDQQGNRVVFLTLDLIGVIDRLRSDVTSQVQEKYKVPPEAVLMNASHTHCGPAYGRDDAQEYYDQLATTLVKTIGLAIENLEPAQLSWSAARCSVAMNRRTPTATGYRNHPNPNGRVDHQVPVLRVDDPQGNLKAVMFGYACHNTTMGFRKWLGDYAGFAQEYFEKDHPGVTALFMMGCGGDQNPYPRSELHYAHKHGRSLATAIEAALEVNQRSLLHQHKLHGPLKVAYGTVELEYLPEKKREPWDYPVQVIQFGNDLTMVALGTEVVVDYALRIKQELYEEDGPAIWVAGYSNVYSGYIPSKRVLLEGGYEASRPYKPDVEERIIGKVLELNESLNTKGSK